GCCATATCGCGACGGTTCTTGCCGGCATTCGCAACACCCATGCTGCCCCTCCCCGGCAGAAGGAAGCGGTGCTGCCCGAACACCTGATCGCCATGCTGGAGACGCTTCCCCGCGGTACCTTGCGAGGCCTTCGCGACCGCGCCATGCTGCTGATCGGCTTTGCCGGTGGGCTGCGGCGCTCCGAGATTGTCGGGCTCGACGTCGGCCGTGACCAGACGAAGGACAGCCGCGGCTGGGTCGAGATCCTCGACAAGGGCATGGTGGTCACGGTCCGGGGAAAACGAGGTTGGCGCGAAGTGGAAATCGGCCGTGGTTCGTCGGACGCGACCTGCCCTGTCGTTGCGCTGCGGACCTGGCTGAACCTTGCAAGGATCGCGCACGGCCCGCTCTTCCGGCGGGTCACCGGTCAAGGCAAGGATGTCGGATCGGACCGGTTGCTCGATCAGGAAGTGGCACGGCTCGTCAAGAAGGTGGCATTGGCTGCGGGCGTGCGCCCCGACCTCACCGAGGCAGAGCGCGCGGAAAAGTTTTCTGGCCACTCACTGCGCGCCGGCTTGGCCTCTTCGGCCGAGGTCGATGAGCGCTACGTGCAGAACCAGCTCGGGCACGCGTCCGCCGAGATGACCCGAAAATATCAGCGGCGGCGGGACCGGTTTCGGGTGAACCTCACCAAGGCGTCCGGGCTTTGACTCCCTCCCCTGCCCCGATGATGAAATCGTTAGGTCAAAATCGTGGGCTGGATTTTTAGCTTAGCGCTTCAATTGAAATCGGGAAGTAAAAGCCACAGCTGGCGTCGAAAGCCGGTCGCATCAGGGCTGTCATGCTGATTTTCGCGAGATCATAAGTCATTGAAATTATGGTAAATGATTTGCTAAAAGAACTCTATTACAATATTGCGGTTCCTCACATGGTATGATTGCTGGTTGGCGTTCTAACCATCGATAAGTACTGGTTATCGATGGTAGATTGATTTGGCGCCGCAAATCAGCAAGGATCGCAGCAAAGCAGGGCCGACACGGCCGCCGAAACCTGCCATTTGGAGGGTCCGTGGCCAAACCCAAGACATCACTGACCGCCGTCGAGCGGCGCGCCGAAGAGCTCGACACCATCGCCGCCGTACTGCCGATCGAGCGCCGCGACGAACTCGCCGAACTGCTGACCGACCAGGATGTCGAGACGCTGCGCCATCTCGTCAACCAGGGCATGGGCGACAACACACTGCGGGCGCTGACCTCCGATCTGACCTATCTCGAAGCCTGGGGATTGGCGGCGACCGGACGATCCCTCCCCTGGCCGGCGCCGGAAGCCCTGCTACTCAAATTCGTCGCCCATCATCTCTGGGACCCGCAACACCGCGAGACCGATCAGGATCATGGCATGCCGGCCGAGGTCGACGAAAACCTCCGGAGCCAGGGTTTTCTCAAATCTCTCGGTCCGCACGCGCCCGCCACGGTGCGCCGCCGACTGGCGAACTGGTCGACGTTGACGAAGTGGCGCGGTTTTGACGGCGCCTTCGCCTCCCCTGCCCTCAAGTCAGCCATTCGGCTGGCGATCCGAGCCGCGCCAAGACAACGTCTTCGCAAGAGCGCCAAGGCCGTCACCGGGGACGTGCTGGCAAAACTGCTGGCGACCTGCGCGAGCGACAGTCTGCGCGATCTGCGTGACCGGGCGATCCTGATGGTCGCGTTTGCCTCCGGTGGCCGGAGGCGCAGCGAGATCGCCGGGCTGCGCCGCGAGCAGTTAACCGTCGAGCCGC
The DNA window shown above is from Rhizobium leguminosarum and carries:
- a CDS encoding site-specific integrase, with translation MSQIIEQNSENHGEASSAPSLGTPVPDDISASQPSAGIPMHNATLPSPLPEASTALPAHLEQLADRARGYVEASSSANTRKAYASDWKHFSGWCRRQGLEILPPNPHTVGLYITACAGGSDAVTASGAAIAGRKPNSVTTIERRLSAITWNYAQRGTPLDRRDRHIATVLAGIRNTHAAPPRQKEAVLPEHLIAMLETLPRGTLRGLRDRAMLLIGFAGGLRRSEIVGLDVGRDQTKDSRGWVEILDKGMVVTVRGKRGWREVEIGRGSSDATCPVVALRTWLNLARIAHGPLFRRVTGQGKDVGSDRLLDQEVARLVKKVALAAGVRPDLTEAERAEKFSGHSLRAGLASSAEVDERYVQNQLGHASAEMTRKYQRRRDRFRVNLTKASGL
- a CDS encoding site-specific integrase, encoding MAKPKTSLTAVERRAEELDTIAAVLPIERRDELAELLTDQDVETLRHLVNQGMGDNTLRALTSDLTYLEAWGLAATGRSLPWPAPEALLLKFVAHHLWDPQHRETDQDHGMPAEVDENLRSQGFLKSLGPHAPATVRRRLANWSTLTKWRGFDGAFASPALKSAIRLAIRAAPRQRLRKSAKAVTGDVLAKLLATCASDSLRDLRDRAILMVAFASGGRRRSEIAGLRREQLTVEPPITLENGPPLPSLAIHLGRTKTTTGEQDDIVYLTGRPVEALNTWMTAAKIDKGSVFRGIGRWGTVSRRALDPQSVNAILKQRAQMAGLDSGEFSAHGLRSGYLTEAANRGIPLPEAMEQSRHRSVQQASSYYNNATRRSGKAARLLS